ccatacaaactgtaagaggctaattaattaagatgagctattatcagcaggagaaaaaaacttttgtagtgataatcaagatggcccatttagacagtgaACAAGAAGATGtaaggatacttaacttagggaaatagattcaatatgttgTCTCAGCTGCCCCTGCTGGCCCACCCACACACTCTTcagtgccctgggctccccacatgcAGAACTCTGGTGCCTCTCAATCCCAGTCCTGCACCTCCTGCAGCTCTGCGGAGGCCCTGCAGTGCCAGCCCTGCTTTCCTAGTGCTGAGTACCCATCTCTCCCACAAAGCCCTGACTGTTACTCCTTGTGCTCTGACTCTTTCCCTAGTTATTCTTGGCTGGCATCATTGCCATCGCTGCTGACAGAGCACCTAGCATGGCCCTGGTGAGTGATCAATCCTGTTCCTCTGtatctctttctttctccttccccgcGCCACTCCCTTAGGCACCATGTTGATCCATAGCAGCATTGCCCATAGTTCTGCTGTCTTCCAGGTGAAGGCCTGTCTGGTGATCCAGATTATTGCTGCAACTGTTGTCATGGTGATCAACTTCCTCTACATGAGGGACCTGCTCTCCTATCTCAGTTTTGCCTGTGACCTCCAGGACCAACTCCAGAACTGCCGTGTGCACGATCAGATCCTggtgggttccccccccccgatcccGTGTCTAGCCCTGCCTTGTTTTGGGAGGCCATTGACTGTTTTCTGGGGGAGATATATGATCCTGGGGGATTCAGTCTCCATCTTCTTTTATGCCTGGGcttccactccaccccctcaGTTGCTATAGATCTGAAGGCCAGGgtggactattgtgatcatctactctgaccaccCGCATAGCATGGGCCAGAGAATGTCATGTCTTAGGTTTTTCTCTcaccccattactgtagtatctgaacaccttacATGCTTTAATGTATGGATCCTGGGAGACAGGGCTGTGCTATTAtctccatcttacagatgggaaagGCAAACTCTCACCACGCCTAAATACTCATGAGGATctggggctaagtgacttgccgtAGATCACACAGGACATGGATGTCAGAGCCAGGGATGGTtggaccacccttcctctcccaaTAATTGGACTTTACCCAATAATTTCTGCCCAGCTGAACCCAATACCTTGTGGGTTGAATTGCAGCATCTATCTGAAACCAGTCTCAATTTAAGAATTCCAACTGGATTTCAGCCAATGGGAAGCCATCACAGTGGTCCAGTGTTCCAAGATAGGAGCCCACCACCACTAAAGCCCCCACTGGATATCTTTGGGGAATtctgagggttttgttttttcaaaatccTGCTCAATTCTccttttcctcccaccccaccccagtttgTATTGGAAAATCTGTGGGATAGTCCCTCAATTCCCCCTGACATGAATAGGATGGTTGGCGTTTGTATTGGAGGTTACTAGAAATCAAGTTGACTTTTATTTGTCTGATCATTCTGAGTTTTCAAACAATTCTACTGACTTTATGCAATGTGCCTCTGAAGCTGCATGTCTAAATTAGTGCAATCTGGGACTCAGGGGAGCTGGATTGAAGAAAccttatggttaaggcactgatCTGGAAGCCAGGAGTTCTGGGTTGAGTTCCTCAGTCTGCCACAAActttctgtatgaccttggacaagtcacttcatctctcgttgtctcagttccccatctataaaatggggataacagtccTTCTGGTCTCCCAGCTTTTGCCTGTCAtgactatttagactgtaagatctcTGGGACACAGATCATCTCTTACAATCTACTCTTAGGACAATGGGATCCCAAGCTTATAGGTCCTACTGTAATATTAAATTATAATCGTAGTCTGGTAAAGTGCCCAGCACATATTAGGTGCTGCATAACTAATAAATGAATGATGACTATTAAATATTCACACAGTGTAGAATTTCTATGGTGTACATTTCCTATAGTCCCTGGCATCACTTACAAGGGGGCTGGATGAAGCTCTTAAGAAGATATTGCAGCAGTATAAGCGACCATCCTCCACAGACTGCCTCTGGGGATGGATGTAGTTGTACACTCTAGTTTCTATGCTGGTTTCCAGGGATATGTCTGTCTGTAACTCTCTGTCCCTGGTCTGTTCTCTAGATCTACTGCACGGGCATGCGGGGCATTGCACTGTTCACAGCGACTCTGGGGTTGTGTCTCACTGTTTCTCTGGCAGCGTTTGGATGCAAAGCTGTCTGTTACCAGAACTCTGAAGATGATGTGGTAATTAAACAGCAGCTGAataggggagaaggggaagagagagagaataggaaaatgggatttttattttaacaaaatagcTATAACTACAGACACATACAGCTCCAGTTTCAGCTTTGTCTGTCTTGCTGACTGCAGGCTATGCGTTGCTGGAACTTTATACAGCACGGACACCTAGTGGCTGAGTAATACAGTACACATAAATTATATCATTACACAGATGGTGGGTGAGAATGGAGGAAGGACTGGGGTGAAGTTCCCAGGTACATTGCCTTTTCATAGCAGGGCAATCAGGATAGGTGGGTGCTGGGAGGAAGCAGGATGGCGGCCTGGGGGTTGGGTTTCAACACTGCTGTACTTATGGATTATTCAGCACGCTCTGTTTCATTTCTTTTCCAGCCCATTGTTGTCCTTAGCTCTCATGAGGTAAAAGCAGATCCTGAGTGAGAGGGGCCCTCTTCATGCCACCAGCCTGAGTGACATCATCAGACAGCTCCCCCAAT
The nucleotide sequence above comes from Caretta caretta isolate rCarCar2 chromosome 6, rCarCar1.hap1, whole genome shotgun sequence. Encoded proteins:
- the LOC125638826 gene encoding membrane-spanning 4-domains subfamily A member 4A; translation: MPELESLQHSFLGVQPRVFGAVLVVVGLLQMAFGTLFVIDSCAYTDSVGIHFFPGILLFLAGIIAIAADRAPSMALVKACLVIQIIAATVVMVINFLYMRDLLSYLSFACDLQDQLQNCRVHDQILIYCTGMRGIALFTATLGLCLTVSLAAFGCKAVCYQNSEDDVPIVVLSSHEVKADPE